One window of Helicobacter winghamensis ATCC BAA-430 genomic DNA carries:
- a CDS encoding efflux RND transporter permease subunit produces the protein MFSKFFINRPVLAMVMSIIIVIAGSLSIFSLAVEEYPQVTPPQVVVQATYPGASAEVISSGVASVLENSINGVEGMLYMQSSSTSSGALSINIYFTNETDPDQATINVNNRVQAVLSQLPQEVQRMGVTVEKRSSTILAVYSLSSDTPSHDAVFIANYATINILDELKRIPGVGDASLFSRSEYSMRIWLAPDKLTKYNLTPTEVIAAVQEQNSQFAVGAFGQEPIRKDLDFTYSVTTQGRFTSTDEFGEILIRTNLDGSSLRLKDVAKVSLGAEDYSVNAFYNGKPAVAFGVFLQPGANALNVAESVSAKLEELSKSFPDGLEYAIPYDTTAFVDVSVKEVIKTFIEAIILVVIVIYFFLQNFRATIIPVLAVPVSIIGAFAGMYILGFSINLLTLFGLILAIGIVVDDAIIVIENVERLIHEEKLSVKEATTKAMEEIASPVIAIVLVLSAVFIPVAFIGGFAGEIYKQFAITIVISVIISGFVALTLTPALCVSLLKTKEPKPFWIVRKFNIFFDWLTHQFTDKVAHAIRRGTLYVILFVGLIGITYGLFTRVPTGLVPSEDKGVLLISMKLPPATALSKTTDVASFMEQTVRNHPDTEAIMALAGYDLLSSAVRTFGGAAFVKLKDWDLRKKDNQHSQAIANTLTGQLMRNPNAIIFALNPPPIMGLSLTDGFEMYVQDRTGGSIENLQKYTQEILQKATQRKELTSVRTTLSADVPQYNVQLDREKAKSLGVNINDVFSTLQATFGSYYVNDFNLYGRTYKVNIQSDGAFRESPEDLRNVYVRSSSGELVPISALVTFKRIIAPDILERFNLFPAAKLMGDAAPGYSSGDALKAIEEVAKEVLPEGYTIAWSGTSYQEKASSNTGSLAFVFGLVFVFLILAAQYERWLMPMAVLTAVPFAVFGAIFATWLRGLNVDIYFNIGLVMLIALAAKNAILIIEFAMQAREVEGKDIYDSAIEAARLRFRPIVMTSLAFTIGVLPLAISTGAGAASRHAIGTGVIGGMLAATFIATFFIPLFYTYFARFSEFIANLRRKNES, from the coding sequence ATGTTTTCAAAATTCTTTATTAATCGTCCTGTTTTAGCAATGGTAATGTCTATTATCATTGTGATTGCAGGCTCGCTGTCAATTTTTTCGCTTGCGGTAGAAGAATATCCACAGGTTACTCCGCCACAAGTCGTTGTGCAAGCAACCTATCCAGGGGCTAGTGCAGAGGTTATTTCAAGTGGTGTGGCAAGTGTTTTGGAAAATAGTATTAATGGAGTTGAGGGAATGCTATATATGCAATCTTCTTCAACCTCTAGTGGCGCATTGTCTATTAATATTTATTTTACCAATGAAACAGATCCAGATCAAGCAACTATTAATGTAAATAATAGAGTTCAAGCTGTTTTAAGTCAATTGCCTCAAGAAGTTCAAAGAATGGGTGTTACTGTTGAGAAGCGATCTTCTACAATCTTAGCTGTGTATTCGCTCTCATCAGATACTCCAAGTCATGATGCAGTCTTTATTGCAAATTATGCAACAATTAATATTTTGGATGAATTAAAAAGGATTCCAGGTGTTGGAGATGCATCGCTCTTTAGTCGCTCGGAATATTCTATGCGTATTTGGCTTGCTCCAGATAAGCTTACCAAGTATAATTTAACACCTACTGAAGTGATTGCAGCAGTGCAAGAGCAAAATTCGCAATTTGCAGTGGGTGCATTTGGGCAAGAGCCTATTAGAAAAGATTTAGATTTTACTTACTCGGTAACTACACAGGGGCGTTTTACGAGTACTGATGAGTTTGGCGAGATTTTAATCCGTACAAATCTTGATGGTTCATCTTTACGCTTAAAAGATGTAGCTAAAGTATCTTTAGGGGCTGAGGATTATAGCGTAAATGCTTTTTATAATGGCAAGCCAGCAGTTGCTTTTGGTGTATTCTTGCAACCTGGAGCAAATGCTCTTAATGTGGCAGAGAGTGTGAGTGCAAAGTTAGAAGAGCTATCTAAAAGTTTTCCTGATGGGCTAGAATATGCAATTCCATATGATACAACAGCATTTGTTGATGTATCTGTTAAAGAAGTGATTAAGACTTTTATTGAAGCAATTATTTTGGTTGTAATTGTAATTTATTTCTTTTTGCAAAACTTTAGAGCAACGATTATTCCAGTTTTAGCTGTGCCTGTATCTATTATTGGTGCATTTGCGGGAATGTATATTTTAGGATTTTCTATTAATCTTTTGACACTTTTTGGGTTGATTCTTGCTATTGGGATTGTAGTTGATGATGCTATTATTGTAATTGAAAATGTAGAGAGATTAATCCATGAAGAAAAACTCTCTGTAAAAGAAGCGACAACAAAGGCTATGGAGGAGATTGCAAGTCCTGTAATTGCAATTGTTTTGGTGCTCTCAGCAGTATTTATCCCTGTAGCATTTATTGGTGGATTTGCAGGAGAGATTTATAAGCAATTTGCAATTACTATTGTAATTTCTGTTATTATTTCTGGTTTTGTGGCATTAACACTTACTCCAGCTCTTTGTGTGTCTTTGCTTAAGACAAAAGAGCCTAAACCTTTTTGGATTGTAAGAAAGTTTAATATTTTCTTTGATTGGCTTACACATCAATTTACTGATAAAGTCGCGCATGCGATTCGTCGCGGAACATTATATGTTATTTTGTTTGTGGGGCTTATTGGAATTACCTATGGATTATTTACGCGTGTTCCAACTGGTCTTGTTCCTTCAGAAGACAAGGGAGTTTTGCTAATTTCTATGAAACTTCCCCCAGCAACAGCACTTAGTAAAACCACTGATGTCGCTTCTTTTATGGAGCAAACCGTTAGAAATCATCCCGATACTGAAGCAATTATGGCACTTGCAGGATATGACTTGCTTTCAAGTGCTGTTAGAACATTTGGAGGGGCAGCATTTGTGAAATTAAAAGATTGGGATTTGCGCAAGAAAGATAATCAGCATTCTCAAGCTATTGCAAATACTCTAACAGGGCAGTTAATGCGTAATCCTAATGCGATTATTTTCGCACTTAATCCTCCACCTATTATGGGACTTAGTTTGACAGATGGTTTTGAGATGTATGTGCAAGATAGAACGGGTGGTTCTATTGAAAATTTACAAAAATATACACAAGAAATTTTGCAGAAGGCTACACAAAGAAAAGAATTAACAAGTGTTAGAACAACATTAAGTGCTGATGTGCCACAATATAATGTGCAGCTTGATAGAGAAAAAGCTAAGTCTTTGGGGGTTAATATTAATGATGTTTTTTCAACATTGCAAGCAACTTTTGGCTCTTATTATGTGAATGATTTTAACCTTTATGGAAGAACTTATAAAGTTAATATTCAATCTGATGGTGCTTTTAGAGAGAGCCCAGAGGATCTGCGTAATGTCTATGTGCGTTCAAGCAGTGGAGAGTTGGTGCCAATTAGCGCACTTGTAACTTTTAAAAGAATCATTGCTCCAGATATTTTAGAGAGATTTAATCTCTTTCCAGCGGCAAAGTTAATGGGGGATGCAGCACCGGGTTATTCTTCGGGGGATGCCTTAAAGGCAATCGAAGAGGTAGCAAAAGAAGTCTTACCAGAAGGTTATACAATTGCTTGGTCTGGGACTTCTTATCAGGAAAAAGCAAGTAGCAATACAGGCTCTCTTGCCTTTGTTTTTGGACTTGTGTTTGTGTTTTTGATTTTAGCAGCACAATATGAACGGTGGCTTATGCCTATGGCGGTTTTAACAGCAGTGCCTTTTGCGGTTTTTGGTGCGATTTTTGCAACTTGGCTTAGAGGCTTAAATGTAGATATTTATTTTAATATTGGTCTTGTAATGCTAATTGCCCTTGCAGCAAAAAATGCTATTTTAATTATTGAGTTTGCAATGCAGGCTAGAGAAGTGGAGGGCAAGGATATTTATGATTCTGCCATTGAGGCAGCAAGGCTTAGATTCCGTCCTATTGTAATGACTTCTTTAGCTTTTACTATTGGTGTTTTACCGCTTGCTATTAGCACTGGTGCAGGAGCGGCAAGTAGGCACGCAATAGGCACAGGTGTAATTGGAGGAATGCTTGCAGCAACTTTTATTGCAACTTTCTTTATTCCGCTATTTTATACTTATTTTGCGCGTTTTAGTGAATTTATTGCAAATTTAAGGAGAAAAAATGAATCCTAA
- a CDS encoding efflux transporter outer membrane subunit, which translates to MNPKIYKFGLSFVAILALGFGGCSLSPKYSKPTTNLPDIKEGLQNSEVLEIKEKWWEDFGDTQLNVFVEEALVNNYDLLVAMERIEQARAQWGYARSDRYPSLSAQGEATRNRKNLNLGQRENYNNFSLSAVLSFELDLWGRARDADRSALAKLLAIKANGDMVRLSLVANIMQSYFGVLTLNNQVQISQNTLKSRTENYEYRKKEFEAGKISEIDMQQAKSEMASVQAQLQSLLMEQNSAQSAFLILLGRDGKGMFENKIPTKPQALVSAPSIKAGLPSSILQKRPDIEAAEQNLKAANFSIGVARSVYFPTISLTGLFGYASPQLNELFRTSNSTWNFGGNFIGNLLDFGRTSANVDLAKSQYREMLLTYGQTLRTAFGEVRESLFNVQMTNQRLNSLKEQVEALQRTLELANLRYAEGYVSYLEVLSTQSALFAAELEQEGARLESLSATISLYKAFGGGWDKKKFEESKD; encoded by the coding sequence ATGAATCCTAAAATTTACAAATTTGGTTTAAGTTTTGTTGCGATTTTAGCCTTAGGTTTTGGTGGTTGTTCATTATCGCCAAAGTATTCTAAGCCTACTACAAATCTTCCAGATATTAAAGAAGGACTGCAGAATTCTGAAGTTTTAGAGATTAAAGAGAAGTGGTGGGAAGATTTTGGTGATACGCAATTAAATGTGTTTGTTGAGGAAGCGTTAGTAAATAATTATGATTTGCTTGTAGCAATGGAGCGCATAGAACAAGCGCGTGCGCAGTGGGGTTATGCAAGAAGTGATCGTTATCCCAGTTTGAGTGCGCAGGGTGAAGCAACACGGAATCGTAAAAATTTAAATTTAGGACAAAGAGAAAATTATAACAATTTTTCCTTGAGTGCTGTGCTTAGCTTTGAGCTTGATTTATGGGGTAGAGCTAGAGATGCAGATAGGAGCGCCTTGGCAAAATTACTTGCAATTAAGGCAAATGGGGATATGGTGCGCTTGAGTCTAGTTGCAAACATAATGCAAAGTTATTTTGGTGTTTTAACGCTTAACAATCAAGTGCAAATTTCCCAAAACACACTAAAAAGTCGTACAGAAAATTACGAATATCGCAAAAAAGAGTTTGAAGCAGGTAAAATTTCAGAGATTGATATGCAGCAAGCAAAATCTGAAATGGCAAGTGTTCAAGCGCAATTACAAAGTCTTTTGATGGAGCAAAATTCTGCACAAAGTGCATTTTTAATTCTTTTGGGGCGTGATGGCAAGGGAATGTTTGAAAATAAGATTCCAACTAAGCCACAAGCTTTGGTGAGCGCACCTAGTATAAAGGCAGGCTTGCCTTCAAGTATTTTACAAAAACGCCCAGATATTGAAGCAGCAGAGCAGAATCTAAAGGCAGCAAACTTTTCTATTGGCGTTGCGCGCAGTGTTTATTTTCCAACGATTTCCCTAACTGGGCTTTTTGGCTACGCAAGCCCTCAGTTAAATGAACTTTTTAGGACTTCAAATTCAACTTGGAATTTTGGGGGTAATTTTATAGGGAATCTTTTAGATTTTGGCAGAACAAGTGCAAATGTGGATTTAGCAAAATCACAATATAGAGAAATGTTATTAACCTATGGACAGACTTTACGCACAGCTTTTGGAGAGGTGAGAGAGAGTTTATTTAATGTTCAGATGACAAATCAAAGGTTAAATAGTTTGAAAGAGCAAGTAGAAGCCTTGCAGCGCACATTAGAGCTTGCGAATTTGCGCTATGCAGAAGGTTATGTCAGCTATCTTGAAGTCTTAAGCACTCAAAGTGCTTTATTTGCAGCAGAATTAGAGCAAGAAGGTGCAAGATTAGAATCCTTAAGTGCTACAATTAGTTTATACAAAGCATTTGGTGGTGGATGGGATAAAAAGAAATTTGAAGAATCTAAAGATTAA
- a CDS encoding extracellular solute-binding protein: MRFIMAFVLFCGALLNAQTYSTPALSAQGEVKYKNFKHFDYVNPNAPKGGHIKQYALGSYDSFYDFLLKGVSAKGLQLVYDTLMVRSFDEPSSQYGLVAKQVQRAKDNTFVIFHLNENARFNDGKEITAFDVEFSFNTIARGENPSMARYYADIKDVVVVDKHTVRFNFKDNKNRELALILGDLPILPKHAYEKVDFNENPLKIPLGSGPYKIESFEAGRSVTYKRVEGYWARNHPARVGHFNFDKITIDYYKDDSVALEAFKAGRYDFREEVSAKNWALGYNGNALKNKDIQKQEFEHFLPSGMQGFVFNMRKNLFSDRRVREAIGLAFDFEWSNKNLFYNQYTRTKSFFDNSEFASVGIPLGAELALLEPFRSQLPSALFTQSFSLPQSQGNGDNRENLKKAQSLLKEAGYSIKNGKLQKDGIPFAFELLLVSPAMERVAIPFQKNLQILGITLHIRLVDVAQYVNRLRSFDYDMIVSVFPQSLSPGNEQAFFWGSEAADTQGSYNYIGVKNPVVDALIAKVIQASNYEELLSSVRALDRVLLWEYYVIPHFHTKTFRVAFWKFLQHPKITPLYDVGFETWWVDFEKLQDIQKKYPNFRR; encoded by the coding sequence ATGCGCTTTATTATGGCTTTTGTTTTGTTTTGTGGAGCGTTGTTAAATGCGCAAACTTATAGCACTCCTGCATTAAGCGCACAGGGGGAAGTAAAATATAAGAATTTCAAGCATTTTGATTATGTCAATCCTAACGCTCCAAAGGGAGGGCATATTAAGCAATACGCGCTTGGGAGTTATGATAGTTTTTATGATTTTTTGCTTAAAGGCGTTAGCGCAAAGGGCTTGCAACTTGTTTATGATACTTTAATGGTGCGCTCTTTTGATGAGCCAAGCAGTCAATATGGACTTGTTGCAAAGCAAGTGCAAAGGGCAAAAGATAATACTTTTGTGATTTTTCATTTAAATGAGAATGCGCGTTTTAATGATGGCAAGGAAATTACGGCTTTTGATGTGGAATTTAGTTTTAATACGATTGCAAGGGGGGAGAATCCCTCAATGGCACGCTATTATGCAGATATTAAAGATGTGGTGGTGGTGGATAAACACACGGTGCGCTTTAATTTTAAAGACAATAAAAACCGCGAGCTAGCGTTGATTTTAGGGGATTTGCCGATTTTACCTAAGCACGCTTATGAAAAAGTGGATTTCAATGAAAATCCCCTAAAGATTCCCCTAGGCAGTGGTCCTTATAAAATAGAATCTTTTGAAGCGGGGCGAAGTGTAACTTATAAGCGTGTGGAAGGGTATTGGGCTAGGAATCACCCAGCGCGTGTGGGGCATTTTAATTTTGATAAAATCACCATTGATTATTATAAAGATGATTCTGTTGCTCTAGAGGCTTTTAAGGCTGGGAGATATGATTTTAGAGAAGAAGTTAGTGCGAAAAACTGGGCGTTGGGCTATAATGGAAATGCGTTAAAAAATAAGGATATTCAAAAACAAGAGTTTGAGCATTTTTTGCCAAGTGGAATGCAAGGATTTGTGTTTAATATGCGCAAAAATCTTTTTAGTGATAGGCGTGTTAGGGAAGCCATTGGGCTTGCGTTTGACTTTGAGTGGAGTAATAAGAATCTTTTTTACAATCAATACACACGCACTAAGAGTTTTTTTGATAATTCAGAGTTTGCAAGTGTTGGGATTCCACTAGGTGCGGAGCTAGCATTGTTAGAGCCTTTTAGAAGTCAGCTTCCAAGCGCACTTTTTACGCAAAGTTTTTCTTTGCCGCAAAGTCAGGGTAATGGTGATAATAGAGAGAATTTGAAAAAGGCGCAAAGTTTGTTAAAAGAAGCGGGATATTCCATTAAAAATGGCAAATTACAAAAAGATGGAATCCCTTTTGCATTTGAGCTATTGCTTGTAAGTCCGGCAATGGAGCGTGTTGCAATCCCTTTTCAAAAGAATTTGCAAATTTTAGGAATAACCTTACACATTAGATTGGTGGATGTTGCGCAATATGTTAATCGTCTGCGAAGTTTTGATTATGATATGATAGTAAGCGTGTTTCCACAAAGTTTATCGCCGGGCAATGAGCAAGCATTTTTTTGGGGGAGTGAAGCAGCAGATACGCAAGGGAGCTATAATTATATTGGTGTGAAAAATCCTGTGGTAGATGCGTTGATTGCAAAAGTGATTCAAGCAAGTAATTATGAAGAGTTATTAAGTAGCGTGCGTGCGCTTGATAGGGTGCTGTTGTGGGAGTATTATGTGATACCGCATTTTCATACAAAAACCTTTCGCGTAGCGTTTTGGAAATTTTTGCAACACCCTAAAATCACGCCCCTTTATGATGTAGGGTTTGAAACTTGGTGGGTGGATTTTGAAAAGTTGCAAGATATTCAAAAGAAATATCCTAATTTTAGGCGATAG
- the yejB gene encoding microcin C ABC transporter permease YejB: MTLNFFIIQAAPGGPVEQMIAKLEGVGMQAEVQANTKGMYRNQGLDTQMLEKINALYGFDKPILERYILMLKNYFTFNFGESFYKNAKVVDLILEKLPVSISLGLWSTLLIYCISIPLGIKKAVREGSTFDSVTSAMIIIGNAIPTFLFALILIILFAGGTYFSIFPLRGIVGDNFESLSLLGKIKDYFWHITLPVLSLSIGGFATLTLLAKNSFLEEINKQYVQLAYAKGLSQRQVLYRHIFRNAMLLIIASIPSALLGILLSGSLLIEIIFSLDGLGLLGYEAIISRDYPVIFGTLYIFTLFGLLVGILSDMVYVLVDPRIHFQKVQ, encoded by the coding sequence ATGACTTTAAATTTTTTCATCATTCAAGCAGCACCGGGCGGTCCTGTGGAGCAGATGATTGCGAAGCTTGAAGGTGTTGGAATGCAAGCAGAAGTGCAAGCAAACACTAAAGGAATGTATAGAAATCAAGGTTTAGATACACAGATGCTAGAGAAAATCAACGCATTATATGGCTTTGATAAGCCTATTTTAGAGCGATATATTTTAATGCTCAAAAACTACTTCACTTTTAATTTTGGGGAGAGTTTTTATAAGAATGCAAAGGTGGTGGATTTAATCTTAGAAAAACTCCCTGTTTCTATTAGTCTTGGGCTTTGGAGCACTCTTTTAATTTATTGTATTTCTATTCCTTTGGGGATTAAAAAAGCAGTGCGTGAGGGAAGCACCTTTGATAGTGTTACAAGCGCGATGATTATTATTGGAAATGCGATTCCAACTTTTTTGTTCGCGCTTATTTTAATTATTCTCTTTGCTGGGGGGACTTATTTTAGTATTTTTCCTTTGCGTGGGATTGTGGGGGATAATTTTGAGTCTTTAAGTTTGTTGGGAAAAATTAAGGATTATTTTTGGCATATTACACTACCTGTGCTTTCCCTAAGCATTGGGGGATTTGCCACTTTGACCTTACTTGCTAAAAATTCTTTTTTAGAAGAAATCAACAAGCAATATGTTCAGCTTGCCTATGCAAAGGGATTATCACAAAGGCAGGTTTTATATAGGCATATTTTTCGTAATGCAATGCTTTTAATTATCGCTTCTATTCCTTCAGCATTGCTTGGGATTTTGCTTAGTGGTTCTTTGCTTATTGAAATTATTTTTTCACTTGATGGTTTAGGGCTTTTAGGCTATGAAGCTATTATTTCAAGGGATTATCCTGTGATTTTTGGCACATTATATATTTTTACGCTTTTTGGACTTCTTGTTGGAATCCTTAGCGATATGGTGTATGTACTAGTGGATCCTAGGATTCATTTTCAAAAGGTGCAATAA
- a CDS encoding ABC transporter permease, with the protein MQFATRRFQAFKKNRRAYLSLWVFGVLFVLCMCAEILANDKPLFVRYNGENYFPLLKDYPETTFGGDFESNANYNDMYLQEKIAQKGFMIMPLIPYSYDSVIYTLETPAPSSPTPKNLLGTDDLGRDVLARLLYGLKTSILFGIALAFFSSLIGLCVGGICGYFGGRVDLIGQRLIEIWSGMPVLFVLIIFAGLLQPTFWSILCIVLLFSWVALVPFVRAEFLKVRNLDYIKAAKMLGVSHTRIMLHHILPNALVAVLTYLPFVVCGSIITLASLDFLGLGLPPPSASLGEILAQGKNNLNAPWLGLSGFFALSALLCLLVFIGEGLRDTMRVEAIQRIKE; encoded by the coding sequence ATGCAGTTTGCAACGCGTAGATTTCAAGCATTTAAGAAAAATCGCCGTGCATATCTATCTTTATGGGTTTTTGGTGTGTTGTTTGTGTTGTGTATGTGTGCAGAGATTCTTGCAAATGATAAGCCTTTGTTTGTGCGTTATAATGGGGAGAATTATTTTCCTTTGTTAAAGGATTATCCTGAAACAACTTTTGGTGGGGATTTTGAAAGTAATGCAAATTATAATGATATGTACTTGCAAGAAAAAATCGCACAAAAGGGCTTTATGATTATGCCTTTGATTCCTTATTCTTATGATTCTGTTATCTATACGCTAGAAACTCCAGCCCCTTCTAGCCCAACTCCAAAGAATCTCTTAGGCACAGATGATTTAGGTAGAGATGTGCTAGCAAGATTGCTCTATGGCTTAAAAACTTCCATACTCTTTGGGATTGCACTAGCTTTTTTTAGTTCTCTTATTGGGCTTTGTGTTGGTGGGATTTGCGGATATTTTGGGGGAAGGGTGGATTTGATTGGACAGAGATTGATTGAAATATGGAGTGGAATGCCTGTGTTGTTCGTGTTGATTATTTTTGCGGGGTTATTACAGCCCACATTTTGGAGTATTTTGTGCATTGTGTTGCTGTTTTCTTGGGTGGCGTTAGTGCCTTTTGTGCGTGCGGAGTTTTTAAAGGTAAGGAATCTTGACTACATAAAGGCTGCAAAAATGTTAGGGGTTAGCCATACACGCATTATGTTGCACCATATTTTGCCAAATGCCTTAGTTGCGGTCTTGACTTATTTGCCCTTTGTTGTGTGTGGAAGTATTATAACGCTTGCTTCGCTTGATTTTTTAGGGCTTGGATTGCCGCCTCCTAGTGCAAGTTTGGGGGAGATTTTAGCACAGGGTAAAAACAATCTTAATGCGCCTTGGCTTGGATTAAGTGGATTTTTTGCTTTGAGTGCTTTGTTGTGTTTGCTTGTTTTTATTGGAGAGGGTTTGCGCGATACAATGCGCGTGGAGGCGATTCAAAGGATAAAAGAATGA
- a CDS encoding dipeptide ABC transporter ATP-binding protein, with amino-acid sequence MSLLKVESLSVEVNGFCLKNINFCLKEGEFLGIVGESGSGKTLLSHLILRLVKEYNLQSGKIECLGENILEMLESKMQNLRGLKIGYVFQEPLSALNPLQKIHRQLSEAILIHNPKISKNVLQERMQELLHSVQLPTSVLQAYPYALSGGQRQRVCLAIALANYPKILIADEPTTALDSTTQAQIIELLKSLQKTFNLSVIFISHNLAVVSKLCKRVLVMQKGEIIESGERDEIFKTPKNAYTKMLLNALRFHYNMESFSKEIVLEASNLSVEYPRKKSFLGKTLESFVALEPLSFVLRKGESLGIIGESGSGKSSLANALCRLIDRDCIKGEVKLLGKDFFSLKGSDLREFRACMQLIFQDPFSSLNPKMNLFKILQEGLQAHFKLSVAEQKRLIEKTLNDVGLDRNFLERYPNELSGGQRQRVSIARSLVLRPKVLILDEPTSALDCAAQGQILGLLLKLAREYRLSYICISHDLSVIATLCQNVLVLKDGRVLERGATKEVFNAPRDSYVKELLQASIIGSVNDF; translated from the coding sequence ATGAGTCTTTTGAAGGTGGAATCCTTAAGCGTAGAAGTGAATGGGTTTTGTTTAAAGAATATTAATTTTTGCCTAAAGGAAGGGGAGTTTTTAGGGATTGTTGGGGAGTCTGGGAGTGGGAAAACCTTGCTTAGTCATTTAATCTTAAGGCTTGTTAAGGAATACAACTTACAAAGTGGCAAGATTGAATGTTTAGGGGAGAATATTTTAGAGATGTTGGAATCTAAAATGCAAAATTTGCGTGGTTTAAAGATCGGATATGTTTTTCAAGAGCCACTTAGCGCGCTAAATCCTTTGCAAAAAATCCATAGGCAATTAAGCGAGGCAATTTTAATCCATAACCCTAAGATTTCTAAAAATGTCTTGCAAGAGAGAATGCAAGAATTGCTCCATAGCGTGCAACTTCCAACAAGTGTTTTACAGGCTTATCCTTATGCTCTAAGTGGTGGGCAAAGGCAGCGCGTTTGTCTAGCTATTGCCCTAGCAAATTACCCTAAGATTTTAATTGCTGATGAGCCTACAACAGCGTTGGATTCCACAACGCAAGCACAAATCATAGAGTTATTAAAAAGCTTGCAAAAAACATTTAATCTTAGCGTGATTTTTATTAGCCATAATTTAGCAGTGGTGTCTAAATTGTGCAAACGCGTGCTTGTAATGCAAAAGGGCGAGATTATTGAGAGTGGGGAAAGAGATGAGATTTTTAAAACACCTAAAAATGCTTACACAAAAATGCTTCTTAATGCTTTGAGATTTCATTATAATATGGAATCTTTTAGTAAAGAGATTGTTTTGGAAGCTAGCAATTTAAGCGTGGAATATCCTAGAAAAAAGAGTTTTTTAGGTAAAACTTTGGAATCCTTTGTGGCTTTAGAGCCTTTAAGTTTTGTGTTAAGAAAGGGGGAGAGTTTAGGGATTATTGGGGAGTCTGGAAGCGGTAAAAGTAGTCTTGCTAACGCGCTTTGTCGCTTGATTGATAGGGATTGCATAAAAGGAGAAGTTAAGCTTTTAGGAAAGGATTTTTTTAGTCTAAAAGGGAGTGATTTAAGGGAGTTTCGCGCGTGTATGCAGTTGATTTTTCAAGATCCTTTTAGCTCTTTAAATCCCAAAATGAATCTTTTTAAAATTTTACAAGAAGGCTTGCAGGCGCATTTTAAATTAAGTGTTGCAGAGCAAAAAAGGCTTATAGAAAAAACTTTAAATGATGTGGGATTAGATAGGAATTTTTTGGAGCGATACCCTAATGAATTAAGCGGGGGACAAAGGCAGAGAGTAAGTATTGCTAGAAGCTTAGTTTTACGCCCCAAGGTGCTGATTTTAGATGAGCCGACAAGCGCGTTAGATTGTGCAGCACAGGGGCAAATTCTAGGGTTATTATTAAAACTTGCTAGAGAATATAGACTAAGTTATATTTGTATTAGCCACGATTTAAGTGTGATTGCAACGCTGTGCCAAAATGTTTTAGTCTTAAAAGATGGAAGAGTTTTAGAGCGTGGAGCCACAAAAGAAGTCTTTAATGCACCTAGGGATTCTTATGTAAAAGAGTTATTGCAAGCAAGTATAATAGGGAGCGTAAATGATTTTTAG
- a CDS encoding thermonuclease family protein: MIFRLWFLVVIISMQGFGFSIPPVSMQVLMKHIFSPTHFSVYSKDYGMMYCQLYGVASVSKSFKWEGCEISPQQLKEMRHFAMQYAQNQIKLEQQFRLGYKNGWCFLQKGGNLFNAQVVRDGYAVVQHFDLSEEKTLKDLELLESIARDEKRGLWKEWGEEMQCLKIALREIAQVGLKESLEKSMELRMQTME, encoded by the coding sequence ATGATTTTTAGGCTTTGGTTTTTGGTTGTAATTATAAGTATGCAGGGTTTTGGCTTTAGTATCCCCCCTGTAAGTATGCAGGTGCTAATGAAGCATATTTTTTCACCCACACATTTTAGCGTGTATAGTAAGGATTATGGAATGATGTATTGCCAGCTTTATGGCGTGGCTAGCGTTAGTAAAAGTTTCAAATGGGAAGGATGTGAGATTTCACCGCAACAACTCAAAGAAATGCGCCATTTTGCAATGCAATATGCACAAAATCAAATTAAACTAGAACAACAATTTCGCTTAGGCTATAAGAATGGCTGGTGTTTTTTACAAAAGGGTGGGAATCTTTTTAACGCGCAAGTGGTGCGTGATGGCTATGCAGTGGTGCAACATTTTGATTTGAGTGAAGAAAAAACACTCAAGGATTTAGAACTCTTAGAATCTATTGCAAGAGATGAAAAAAGGGGGCTTTGGAAAGAATGGGGAGAGGAAATGCAATGTTTAAAGATAGCATTAAGAGAAATTGCACAAGTCGGACTTAAAGAGAGTTTAGAGAAGAGTATGGAATTAAGGATGCAGACAATGGAGTAA